A window of the Lactuca sativa cultivar Salinas chromosome 5, Lsat_Salinas_v11, whole genome shotgun sequence genome harbors these coding sequences:
- the LOC111900699 gene encoding uncharacterized protein LOC111900699 has translation MEENVLDFVLVPLGLFLMAAYHVWLLYQIRRHPATTVIGMNVINRRFWVSAMMEDTQKTGVLAVQTLRNNIMASTLLASTAIMLSSLIAVLMTGGVTGRGSSAAGSINDHHFIGITFNQGTKFMSTIKFFSILVCFLVSFLMNVQSIRYFSHASMLINVPYRKITSFTNHRLTAEYVGSTVNLGSYFWSLGLRAFYFSFPLFLWLFGAIAMFVCCIFMVFMLYFLDITFEVGWKADAMSTDEETG, from the exons ATGGAGGAAAATGTCCTCGATTTTGTGTTAGTGCCACTAGGATTGTTCCTCATGGCGGCGTATCACGTCTGGCTCCTTTATCAGATTCGTCGCCACCCTGCAACCACCGTCATCGGCATGAACGTTATCAATCGTCGATTCTGGGTGAGCGCTATGATGGAG GACACGCAAAAGACTGGAGTTCTAGCAGTACAAACATTGAGAAACAACATCATGGCATCCACTCTGTTGGCTTCTACAGCCATCATGCTCAGTTCTCTAATCGCCGTCCTTATGACCGGAGGAGTTACCGGACGTGGCTCCTCCGCCGCCGGAAGCATCAACGACCACCACTTCATCGGTATAACCTTCAATCAGGGCACCAAGTTCATGTCAACGATCAAGTTCTTCAGCATACTCGTCTGCTTCTTGGTATCCTTCTTGATGAACGTTCAATCGATCAGGTACTTCAGCCATGCCAGTATGCTAATCAATGTTCCTTACAGAAAGATCACGAGTTTCACCAACCACCGTCTCACGGCAGAGTACGTCGGATCCACGGTGAATTTGGGTAGTTACTTTTGGTCTCTTGGTCTTCGTGCTTTCTACTTCTCGTTCCCATTGTTCTTGTGGCTATTTGGTGCTATAGCCATGTTCGTTTGTTGTATTTTCATGGTGTTCATGTTGTATTTTCTGGATATAACCTTCGAGGTTGGGTGGAAAGCTGATGCGATGTCGACAGATGAAGAAACTGGTTAA